One genomic region from Rosa rugosa chromosome 1, drRosRugo1.1, whole genome shotgun sequence encodes:
- the LOC133729836 gene encoding uncharacterized protein LOC133729836: protein MIGSIDCMHWQWKNCPTGWAGEYSGRKRVPTIILEAVASYDTWIWHAFFGMPGSCNDLNVLAKSPLFDELTAGRAPQIQFQVNNTIHNLGYYLADGIYPQWATFVKSIPRPTRPKDLKFSQAQEGYRKDVERCFGILQMRFSIVRGAARGWDKDDLRYIMLTCIILHNMIIEDERPDDSNEDLESDEEEDNNMRPRFGKDLPVKTSIMLVEMVITSTDSWIDMMPLEVQTVTQTFKKI, encoded by the coding sequence ATGATTGGAAGCATCGACTGCATGCACTGGCAATGGAAGAATTGCCCAACAGGTTGGGCTGGAGAATACAGCGGAAGAAAACGTGTGCCCACTATCATCCTCGAAGCAGTCGCTTCTTATGACACATGGATATGGCATGCCTTCTTTGGAATGCCTGGATCATGCAACGACCTCAACGTGCTTGCTAAGTCCCCGTTGTTTGACGAGCTCACTGCTGGTCGAGCCCCTCAGATCCAATTTCAAGTGAATAACACGATTCACAATTTAGGGTACTATCTCGCTGATGGTATCTATCCGCAATGGGCGACTTTCGTGAAATCAATTCCAAGGCCTACACGACCTAAGGATCTGAAGTTTTCCCAGGCTCAAGAGGGGTACAGGAAGGATGTGGAAAGATGTTTCGGAATTTTACAGATGCGCTTTAGTATTGTTCGAGGAGCGGCTCGTGGCTGGGATAAAGATGACCTTCGATACATCATGTTGACTtgtattatattacacaacatgatAATTGAGGATGAAAGACCAGATGACAGCAATGAGGATTTGGAGTccgatgaagaagaggataacAATATGAGGCCCAGGTTTGGGAAGGACCTACCGGTGAAGACTTCGATCATGTTGGTAGAGATGGTTATTACTTCAACGGATTCATGGATCGATATGATGCCATTAGAAGTGCAAACAGTCACTCAAACCttcaagaagatttga
- the LOC133725283 gene encoding uncharacterized protein LOC133725283 has translation MAPHGEAIATSYSTSTKNISKSKPPRLSFSSDSLKRTISDISFELSKESSIEDLKALQPISEVEDARCECCGMSEECTPEYIDRVRNKYLGKWICGLCAEAVKEELEKNGGNKEEALNAHISACVRFNKYSRAYPVLFQAEAMKDMLKKSKPEGTSMRAKSISPRDKGGSRKGVIARSSSCIPAITREMI, from the coding sequence ATGGCGCCTCATGGAGAAGCTATTGCTACCTCTTACTCTACATCCACCAAAAACATCTCCAAATCCAAACCACCAAGGCTCTCATTCTCATCCGATAGCCTTAAAAGAACCATATCAGATATCTCATTCGAACTCAGCAAGGAGAGCTCTATAGAGGATCTTAAAGCACTCCAACCCATTTCAGAGGTTGAAGACGCAAGGTGCGAGTGTTGTGGCATGAGCGAAGAGTGCACGCCTGAGTACATAGATCGAGTACGAAACAAGTACTTGGGGAAGTGGATATGTGGGTTGTGTGCTGAGGCAGTGAAAGAAGAGCTGGAAAAAAATGGAGGGAACAAAGAAGAGGCCTTGAATGCACATATAAGTGCATGTGTTAGGTTTAACAAGTATAGTAGGGCTTATCCGGTTTTGTTCCAAGCTGAAGCTATGAAAGATATGTTGAAGAAGAGCAAACCAGAAGGGACAAGTATGAGGGCTAAGTCCATCAGTCCTAGGGACAAAGGGGGATCAAGGAAGGGTGTGATTGCTCGGAGTTCGAGCTGTATTCCGGCAATTACTAGGGAGATGATATGA